A window from Flavobacterium sp. 83 encodes these proteins:
- a CDS encoding DUF5723 family protein gives MRKIIFLLVLLISVKSISQNKQILYNFTSVPQSLMANPGSDVKYKGYFGIPLLSGISANIGSSGFSAYDLFANDGVDFNVKLRNVVFSTTRKDKATINEQIELFNGGFKVGDWESNSYVSFGMYQEFDFLSYMPKDLATLALDGNRDYLGKVFNLGDLNVKAEMLSVLHIGYHKNINENLIVGGRGKIYSSAFNVTSTNNSGYIYTIPSTNGIYEQVISSNLELNTSGISKYTEKDYSGDIVKDITKKAFFGGDLGLGFDAGLTYYPKKNIQFTASIVDVGFIKHSKNVETFTYKGYYKYEGITPNFTNGNSSGNVYQEFKDAIPLDTLYTKYTTWRPAKFNSSFQYSFDDARSKDCNCEGIASGYKNAVGAQLFIMSTPRLPFMAFTTYYRRRVFNSLEMKATYTLDSYSYKNIGLGLSGQFGKLNLYALADNLLEYRDLAKANSLSFQLGLNIIFKDSNEPY, from the coding sequence ATGAGAAAAATAATCTTTCTTTTAGTACTGTTGATATCGGTTAAATCGATTTCCCAAAACAAACAAATTTTATATAATTTCACCTCAGTTCCTCAGTCTTTGATGGCTAACCCTGGTTCTGATGTGAAGTACAAAGGATATTTTGGAATTCCTTTATTATCTGGAATTTCTGCTAATATTGGCTCCAGCGGATTCTCAGCCTATGATTTGTTTGCCAATGACGGAGTTGATTTTAATGTAAAATTACGGAATGTTGTATTTTCTACCACCAGAAAAGATAAAGCAACAATCAACGAGCAGATTGAATTATTCAATGGAGGTTTCAAAGTAGGCGATTGGGAAAGTAATTCTTATGTTTCTTTTGGAATGTATCAGGAATTTGATTTTCTGAGTTATATGCCTAAAGATTTAGCTACACTTGCTTTAGACGGGAATAGAGATTATTTAGGAAAAGTCTTTAATTTAGGGGATTTGAATGTTAAGGCCGAAATGCTTTCGGTTCTTCATATTGGATATCATAAAAATATTAATGAGAATTTGATCGTTGGGGGTAGAGGGAAAATTTATTCCAGTGCTTTTAATGTTACCTCTACTAATAACTCTGGATATATTTATACAATTCCTTCTACTAATGGAATTTATGAACAAGTTATTTCTTCTAATTTAGAACTCAATACCTCCGGAATTTCAAAATATACTGAAAAAGATTATTCAGGTGATATAGTAAAAGACATCACTAAAAAAGCTTTTTTTGGAGGTGATTTAGGGCTTGGTTTTGATGCAGGCCTTACGTATTATCCTAAAAAAAATATTCAGTTTACGGCAAGTATTGTTGATGTTGGATTTATAAAACATTCTAAAAATGTGGAAACTTTCACCTATAAAGGGTATTATAAATATGAAGGTATTACTCCTAATTTTACAAATGGGAATTCTTCAGGAAATGTATATCAGGAATTTAAGGATGCAATTCCATTGGATACTTTATATACTAAATATACTACTTGGCGTCCAGCAAAATTTAATTCTTCCTTTCAATATTCCTTCGATGATGCAAGAAGTAAAGATTGTAATTGTGAAGGAATTGCTTCCGGATATAAAAATGCTGTAGGTGCTCAATTATTTATAATGTCTACTCCAAGACTACCTTTTATGGCTTTCACCACCTACTATAGAAGGCGTGTCTTTAATTCTTTAGAAATGAAGGCAACCTACACATTAGATTCATATTCTTATAAAAACATTGGATTAGGATTATCAGGACAGTTTGGAAAACTTAATTTATATGCTCTCGCGGATAATCTTTTAGAATATCGTGATTTGGCAAAAGCGAATAGTCTTTCTTTTCAATTGGGATTAAATATTATTTTCAAAGATAGTAATGAGCCTTATTGA
- a CDS encoding hydroxymethylglutaryl-CoA lyase, with product MEPIKIIECPRDAMQGIKQFIPTERKVSYIQSLLRVGFDSIDFGSFVSSKAIPQMQDTAAVLSQLDLSQTRSKLLAIIANTQGAALASVHPEINYLGFPFSISENFQMRNTHKTIAESLVTLQEILEIAYKSNKEVVAYLSMGFGNPYGDPWNTEIVGEWTQKLSDMGVKILSLSDTVGSSTPDVISYLFSNLIPKYPQIEFGAHLHTTPDKWFEKIDAAYKAGCRRFDGAIQGFGGCPMATDNLTGNMPTEKLLSYFTSQKENTNTSPMSFESAYNEASKLFGAFH from the coding sequence ATGGAACCAATAAAAATTATAGAATGTCCACGCGATGCCATGCAAGGCATTAAGCAATTTATTCCTACTGAGCGAAAAGTATCTTATATACAATCTTTATTGCGTGTAGGATTTGATTCCATAGATTTTGGAAGTTTTGTTTCGTCAAAAGCGATTCCGCAAATGCAGGATACCGCAGCAGTTTTATCACAACTTGATTTGTCACAAACCAGAAGCAAACTTCTTGCGATTATTGCTAATACACAAGGCGCAGCTTTAGCCTCTGTTCATCCTGAAATAAACTATTTAGGTTTTCCTTTTTCGATTTCAGAGAATTTCCAAATGAGAAATACGCACAAAACAATAGCGGAATCTTTGGTTACGTTGCAAGAAATTCTTGAAATTGCTTACAAAAGCAATAAAGAAGTAGTAGCATATCTTTCGATGGGTTTTGGAAATCCGTATGGAGATCCTTGGAATACCGAAATAGTAGGCGAGTGGACCCAAAAATTATCTGATATGGGAGTTAAAATCCTTTCGCTTTCGGATACAGTGGGAAGTTCAACACCAGATGTAATCTCCTATTTATTTTCAAATTTAATTCCAAAATATCCCCAAATAGAGTTTGGTGCCCATCTTCATACTACCCCTGATAAATGGTTTGAGAAAATTGATGCAGCTTACAAAGCAGGTTGCCGACGTTTTGATGGAGCAATCCAAGGTTTTGGAGGATGTCCCATGGCAACAGATAACTTAACAGGAAATATGCCTACCGAGAAATTATTGTCCTATTTTACTTCTCAAAAAGAAAATACCAACACAAGTCCTATGAGTTTTGAAAGTGCTTATAATGAAGCTTCTAAGTTGTTTGGAGCGTTTCATTAG
- the guaB gene encoding IMP dehydrogenase, translated as MIAHNSKIIGEGLTYDDVLLVPNYSNVLPREVSIQSKFSRNITLNVPIVSAAMDTVTESAMAIAMAQEGGIGVLHKNMTIEQQAAKVRKVKRAESGMIIDPVTLPLTSTVADAKNAMKEFGIGGIPIVDENKILKGIVTNRDLRFEKNNARPIVEIMTSENLVTVAEGTSLEQAEVVLQGYKIEKLPVVNADYKLVGLITFRDITKLTQKPNANKDKYGRLRVAAALGVTADAVERATALVNAGVDAVIIDTAHGHTKGVVDVLKLVKAKFPDLDVIVGNIATPEAAKYLVENGADGVKVGIGPGSICTTRIVAGVGFPQFSAVLEVAAAIKGTGVPVIADGGIRYTGDIPKAIAAGADCVMLGSLLAGTMESPGETIIFEGRKFKSYRGMGSVEAMQEGSKDRYFQDVEDDVKKLVPEGIVGRVPYKGELNESMQQFIGGLRAGMGYCGSKDIPTLQDTGRFVRITASGINESHPHNVTITKEAPNYSR; from the coding sequence ATGATCGCACACAATTCTAAGATTATCGGCGAAGGATTAACTTACGATGATGTACTATTAGTTCCTAATTACTCAAATGTTCTTCCACGCGAAGTGAGTATTCAATCAAAATTTTCAAGAAACATAACACTTAATGTACCTATTGTGTCCGCTGCTATGGATACTGTTACCGAAAGCGCAATGGCAATTGCTATGGCGCAAGAAGGAGGGATTGGTGTTTTACATAAAAACATGACTATTGAGCAACAAGCTGCAAAAGTTCGTAAAGTAAAAAGAGCTGAATCAGGGATGATTATTGATCCAGTGACTTTGCCATTGACTTCGACTGTAGCCGATGCTAAAAATGCAATGAAAGAATTCGGAATTGGTGGTATTCCAATTGTCGATGAAAATAAAATATTGAAAGGGATTGTTACCAATAGAGATTTACGTTTCGAAAAAAACAATGCCAGACCTATCGTCGAGATAATGACTAGTGAAAACTTGGTAACTGTTGCCGAAGGTACTTCTCTTGAACAAGCCGAAGTAGTTTTGCAAGGGTATAAAATCGAAAAACTTCCGGTAGTAAATGCTGATTATAAATTAGTAGGTTTAATTACGTTTAGAGATATTACTAAATTGACTCAAAAACCAAATGCAAACAAAGACAAATACGGACGTTTACGTGTTGCCGCTGCATTAGGTGTTACTGCAGATGCTGTTGAAAGAGCGACTGCTTTAGTTAATGCTGGAGTAGACGCAGTTATAATTGACACAGCTCACGGACATACAAAAGGAGTTGTAGATGTGCTAAAATTAGTTAAAGCTAAATTCCCTGACTTAGATGTTATTGTTGGTAATATTGCTACTCCTGAAGCAGCCAAATATCTTGTAGAAAATGGTGCAGATGGTGTAAAAGTAGGAATTGGACCTGGTTCTATTTGTACAACTCGTATCGTTGCAGGTGTTGGTTTTCCACAATTTTCTGCGGTACTTGAAGTTGCGGCAGCGATTAAAGGTACTGGAGTTCCTGTAATTGCAGATGGTGGAATTCGTTACACTGGTGATATTCCTAAAGCTATCGCTGCTGGTGCTGATTGTGTGATGTTAGGTTCCTTATTAGCCGGAACAATGGAATCTCCTGGAGAAACTATCATTTTCGAAGGAAGAAAATTCAAATCATACCGTGGAATGGGTTCTGTAGAAGCGATGCAAGAAGGATCTAAAGATCGTTATTTTCAAGATGTGGAAGATGACGTTAAGAAACTGGTGCCGGAAGGAATTGTAGGACGAGTTCCTTACAAAGGAGAATTGAATGAAAGTATGCAACAATTCATTGGTGGTCTTCGTGCCGGAATGGGATATTGTGGTTCAAAAGATATTCCAACTTTACAAGATACAGGTCGTTTTGTTCGCATTACTGCGAGTGGAATCAATGAAAGTCATCCGCATAATGTGACAATTACTAAAGAAGCACCGAATTATTCGAGATAA
- a CDS encoding alpha/beta family hydrolase, with the protein MNSNKIILIVGRENLRKDGSLNNSLFAYLEQHQFTILYEPIGSAYYHILNFEKKYIWLPNIFKKINRKICLFKYAALNFKNYYNYYKANINYVEFRSRILKQLISKMGTEKEIIIISRSAGGLIASLIADEFNIKHIICLGYPFKHPEKETEPHRFIHLKKLQTPFLIIQGKKDEYGGIETIGNYALSPSIELFFVDTDHDFKTSDDDWKNVLAKINTIINLP; encoded by the coding sequence ATGAATTCTAATAAAATTATTTTAATTGTAGGACGAGAAAATTTAAGAAAAGATGGTTCATTAAATAATTCGTTGTTCGCATATTTAGAACAACATCAGTTTACGATTCTATATGAACCTATTGGAAGTGCCTATTATCACATCTTGAATTTTGAAAAAAAATATATTTGGTTACCCAATATATTTAAGAAAATAAACAGAAAAATTTGCCTTTTTAAATATGCAGCTCTGAATTTCAAAAATTATTATAATTATTACAAAGCAAACATTAACTACGTTGAATTCCGTTCCAGAATACTAAAACAGTTAATTTCTAAAATGGGTACCGAAAAAGAAATAATTATAATATCTAGGTCTGCTGGTGGATTAATAGCTTCTCTAATTGCAGATGAATTTAATATAAAGCATATTATTTGCCTTGGCTATCCTTTCAAACATCCTGAAAAAGAAACAGAACCGCATCGCTTTATTCATTTAAAAAAATTACAAACCCCTTTTTTAATCATTCAAGGTAAAAAAGATGAATATGGTGGAATTGAAACGATAGGGAATTATGCCCTTTCTCCTAGCATTGAACTATTTTTTGTAGATACAGATCATGATTTTAAAACTTCAGATGATGATTGGAAAAATGTGCTTGCAAAAATTAATACCATAATTAATCTTCCATAA
- a CDS encoding cation:proton antiporter has protein sequence MNPTETVSQAAHHLEPLISDLGLILMTAGVAVLLFKKIKQPLVLGYLIAGFLAGNHFNFFPSVTDIKSVEVWAEIGVIFLLFSLGLEFSFKKLMKVGGTASITAITQIFTMVLVGFLVGQWMDWSKMDSIFLGVILSISSTTIILKTFDELGVKAQKFAGIVIGSLIVQDIIAILMMVLLSTVAVSQQFSGSELFLSVLKLVFFLTIWFIGGIFFIPTLLKRAKHLLSDEMLLIISLALCLMMVILAADVGFSPALGAFIMGSIIAETTQAEHIEHLVKPVKDLFGAIFFVSVGMLINPQTLYAHAIPVMILTIVTIFGQSISSTIGALLSGQPLKQSVQTGMSLSQIGEFSFIIATLGMTLNVTSSFLYPIVVAVSAVTTFTTPFMIKMSTPFSEYLSRKLPRKWTKSIERYSANAQSIKSVSNWQIVINAYIVQVVVYSVIIFAAILLSSKYLLPMVTDFKFGNALGALITLVVLSPFLWALSLRRVAVNEVAILLEERKYRGPILMMFLLRLLLTIFFIGFLLNIFFSPVIAFITLIVALVVYFVFQKRLNAQYHKIENHFLKNLNAREITKAKRSRSDLSPWDGHMTFFDIATESNIAGKTLEELKIREQIGINIAFIKRGDIMINIPNKNERIFPGDELCVIGTDSQVAAFKSYLDQHEIDVPNIIKEAEIVLRQIELKNEAFIGKSIRQSQLREKTSGLIVGIEKKGNRILNPESNIILEKNDILWIVGDKKLLADLVHD, from the coding sequence ATGAATCCAACAGAAACTGTATCACAAGCTGCACACCATTTAGAACCACTGATTAGCGATTTAGGATTAATCCTAATGACAGCAGGAGTTGCTGTTTTGTTGTTTAAAAAAATAAAACAACCACTTGTTTTGGGTTATTTGATTGCAGGTTTTTTAGCAGGAAATCATTTTAATTTTTTCCCATCAGTAACAGATATTAAAAGTGTGGAGGTTTGGGCAGAAATTGGTGTAATCTTTTTATTATTCAGTTTGGGTCTGGAATTTAGCTTTAAAAAATTGATGAAAGTAGGTGGTACAGCCTCTATTACCGCGATTACTCAAATTTTCACGATGGTATTGGTGGGTTTTCTAGTAGGTCAGTGGATGGATTGGTCGAAAATGGACAGTATCTTTTTAGGTGTTATTCTTTCGATTTCATCAACAACAATCATTCTCAAAACCTTTGATGAATTAGGCGTAAAAGCACAAAAATTTGCAGGTATTGTAATAGGCTCGCTCATTGTTCAAGATATAATTGCCATTTTGATGATGGTTTTACTTTCGACAGTTGCTGTGAGCCAACAATTTTCGGGAAGTGAATTATTCCTATCTGTTTTAAAATTGGTGTTTTTCTTAACAATCTGGTTTATTGGAGGCATCTTTTTTATTCCTACATTACTCAAAAGAGCAAAACATTTATTATCAGATGAAATGTTGCTTATTATTTCGCTTGCTTTATGTTTGATGATGGTAATTCTAGCAGCAGATGTTGGTTTTTCACCTGCTCTAGGTGCTTTTATCATGGGGTCCATTATTGCCGAAACAACTCAAGCAGAACATATTGAGCATTTAGTAAAGCCTGTTAAGGATTTATTTGGAGCAATTTTCTTCGTATCTGTAGGAATGTTAATCAATCCACAAACCTTATATGCACATGCTATTCCCGTAATGATTTTGACTATCGTTACCATTTTTGGACAATCCATAAGTTCTACAATTGGGGCATTACTTTCCGGGCAACCGTTAAAACAATCTGTACAAACGGGAATGAGTTTGTCACAAATTGGTGAATTTTCGTTTATCATTGCAACGTTAGGAATGACATTGAACGTAACAAGCTCTTTTTTATATCCTATAGTGGTGGCAGTTTCGGCAGTTACTACCTTTACTACTCCGTTTATGATAAAAATGTCTACGCCATTTTCAGAATATTTATCTAGAAAATTACCTAGAAAATGGACCAAAAGCATTGAGCGTTACAGCGCTAATGCTCAGTCAATTAAATCAGTTAGCAATTGGCAGATTGTAATCAACGCCTATATTGTTCAAGTTGTCGTTTACTCCGTAATTATATTTGCCGCCATTTTACTTTCGTCAAAATATCTTTTACCAATGGTTACTGATTTTAAATTTGGAAATGCTTTAGGCGCATTAATTACGTTAGTAGTACTTTCTCCTTTTTTATGGGCGCTGTCATTACGTCGTGTGGCCGTAAATGAAGTGGCAATCTTGCTTGAAGAACGAAAATATCGCGGTCCAATCCTGATGATGTTTTTATTACGATTACTACTCACCATATTTTTTATTGGTTTTTTACTAAACATTTTTTTCTCTCCAGTTATTGCTTTCATCACGTTGATTGTAGCTTTAGTTGTTTATTTTGTTTTCCAAAAAAGATTAAATGCACAATATCACAAAATTGAAAATCATTTCTTAAAAAACCTTAATGCCCGAGAAATTACTAAAGCCAAAAGAAGCCGTAGCGATTTATCTCCTTGGGATGGGCACATGACTTTTTTCGATATTGCGACAGAGTCAAATATTGCAGGAAAGACATTGGAAGAACTGAAAATCAGAGAGCAAATAGGAATAAATATTGCATTTATTAAACGAGGGGATATTATGATTAATATTCCCAACAAAAATGAGCGTATATTTCCTGGCGATGAACTATGTGTAATAGGAACAGATTCTCAAGTGGCTGCATTTAAATCCTATTTGGACCAACATGAAATTGATGTTCCTAATATAATCAAAGAAGCAGAAATTGTGTTGCGACAAATAGAATTAAAAAACGAAGCATTCATAGGAAAAAGCATCCGTCAATCCCAATTACGAGAAAAAACGAGTGGGTTGATTGTAGGAATAGAAAAAAAAGGAAATCGAATTCTCAATCCGGAGTCCAATATTATTCTTGAAAAAAATGATATACTTTGGATTGTTGGTGACAAAAAATTATTAGCCGATTTAGTTCATGATTAG
- a CDS encoding polysaccharide deacetylase family protein — translation MQSNKNNKIFKFILLCTFFLFSCENKTTSQKSNAKEINPGVVISFDDTSINEWYQADKILSKYSWKATFCVSKINTLSHSEIKELKQLQKEGHEIAGHGFHHFNAPKFVAKNGVDAYINQEINPMLTLMHFYNFKVTSFAYPFGFRNTNIDKALFKKFKIIRGTTYGAEDPFFQNCYFNNSRLVYGIGIDTDHPNFSIPYLLKLLDYAERKHKILVLFGHKPVQNITANYQTKMETLQLICSYVKQHNMTFYTLSELNNIK, via the coding sequence GTGCAAAGTAATAAGAACAACAAAATCTTCAAATTCATATTACTTTGTACTTTTTTTTTATTTTCTTGTGAAAATAAAACTACTTCTCAAAAAAGCAATGCTAAAGAGATTAATCCTGGAGTTGTAATCTCATTTGACGACACAAGTATTAATGAATGGTATCAAGCAGATAAAATATTAAGTAAATATTCTTGGAAAGCTACTTTTTGTGTTTCCAAAATAAATACGCTATCTCATTCTGAAATAAAAGAACTCAAGCAATTACAAAAAGAGGGACATGAAATTGCGGGACATGGCTTCCATCATTTTAATGCTCCTAAATTTGTTGCAAAAAACGGAGTTGATGCCTACATCAATCAGGAAATCAACCCGATGCTTACTTTAATGCACTTTTATAATTTTAAAGTAACTTCATTTGCCTATCCATTTGGTTTTAGAAATACTAACATTGATAAAGCACTTTTTAAAAAGTTTAAAATCATCAGAGGAACTACTTACGGTGCGGAAGATCCCTTTTTTCAAAACTGCTATTTCAATAACTCCAGACTAGTCTATGGAATAGGGATTGATACGGATCATCCCAATTTCAGTATTCCGTATCTTCTAAAATTATTGGATTATGCTGAACGAAAGCACAAAATTCTGGTATTGTTTGGTCATAAACCAGTGCAAAACATAACCGCTAATTATCAGACTAAAATGGAAACATTACAACTGATTTGCAGTTATGTCAAACAACACAACATGACCTTTTACACTTTATCGGAATTAAACAATATAAAATAA
- a CDS encoding quinone-dependent dihydroorotate dehydrogenase gives MYKLLIRPILFCFDPEKVHYFTFSLIRFLSKIPGFSFIFKSLYEVNDPRLETEVFGLKFKNPVGLAAGFDKDAKLYKELSNFGFGFIEIGTLTPKGQEGNPKKRLFRLKEDSAIINRMGFNNGGVQEAVERLKSNKGVLIGGNIGKNKLTPNEEATSDYEICFDALYDYVDYFVVNVSSPNTPNLRALQDKEPLTQLLQTLQNKNLAKPKQKPILLKIAPDLTDEQLLDIIDIIKETKIAGVIATNTTISREGLQSENKTEMGGLSGKPLTNRSTEVIRFLSQKSNKAFPIIGVGGIHSADDAVEKLEAGACLVQLYTGFIYEGPALVKAINKKILEKL, from the coding sequence ATGTATAAATTACTTATTCGCCCGATACTTTTTTGTTTTGATCCAGAAAAGGTTCATTATTTTACTTTTTCATTGATTCGTTTCTTGTCTAAAATTCCAGGATTTTCATTTATTTTTAAATCGCTTTACGAAGTAAATGACCCAAGATTAGAAACCGAAGTTTTTGGATTAAAATTTAAAAATCCGGTAGGGTTAGCTGCTGGTTTTGATAAAGATGCCAAGTTGTATAAAGAATTGTCCAACTTTGGTTTTGGTTTTATCGAAATAGGAACTCTTACCCCAAAAGGACAAGAGGGAAACCCTAAAAAGCGTTTGTTTCGTCTAAAAGAAGATAGCGCGATTATCAACAGAATGGGGTTTAATAATGGTGGTGTTCAGGAAGCTGTTGAACGATTAAAAAGCAATAAAGGTGTTTTAATTGGTGGAAATATTGGAAAAAATAAACTAACTCCAAACGAAGAAGCAACTTCAGATTACGAAATTTGTTTTGATGCTTTGTATGATTATGTGGACTATTTTGTGGTGAATGTTAGTTCTCCAAATACACCAAATCTTCGCGCTCTGCAAGACAAGGAACCGTTGACGCAATTATTGCAAACCTTGCAAAATAAGAATTTGGCTAAGCCAAAGCAAAAGCCAATTCTCTTGAAAATTGCTCCTGATTTAACGGATGAGCAATTATTGGACATTATAGATATTATCAAGGAAACTAAAATCGCAGGAGTTATTGCCACTAATACCACGATTTCAAGAGAAGGATTACAATCCGAAAACAAAACCGAAATGGGTGGATTGTCAGGGAAACCATTGACAAATCGTTCCACTGAAGTAATTCGATTTTTATCTCAAAAAAGCAATAAAGCCTTTCCGATTATTGGAGTTGGAGGAATTCATTCTGCAGACGATGCTGTAGAGAAACTTGAGGCAGGAGCGTGTTTGGTTCAATTATACACTGGTTTTATTTATGAAGGACCAGCTTTGGTAAAAGCAATCAACAAAAAGATTTTAGAAAAATTGTAG
- a CDS encoding cation-translocating P-type ATPase has product MTEAKQQLKGLSNDEVIQSRAKYGSNSIAHRGKNNFFTSLIEMVKEPMFLLLLTATSIYFITGDFGNGIFMTIAILIVSTISLYQESKSRNAIEALKKLSQPKSKVIRNGEIMEIPSEEIVLGDLIQTEEGTFIPADGIILQSNDFSVNESILTGESLSVFKNESSDNQHVFLGTIVTGGLAICEVTAIGNQTKLGKIGKSLETIIEDKTPLQMQIGNFVKKMSFIGLVIFGIVWSINYYNSNDVLDSLLKALTLAMSIIPEEIPVAFTTFMALGAWRLMNMGVIAKQTKTVETLGSATVICTDKTGTITENKMSLAQWYTFSSNEISNPKEVPSSEDKELVTLSMWASEPIPFDAMEIALHEAYSKLEITDERPNFKLIHEYPLSGKPPMMTHVFENQNGTRIIAAKGAPEALIASSNLSEKEKQQILTAMTTMAKAGFRVLGVGVADFSGTDYPKKQQDFSFHFKGLVAFYDPPKENIKTVFETFYKAGIQVKIVTGDNAETTATIAKQIGFQNPEKTLNGDELMAMDEATLKEKVMETTIFTRMFPEAKLKIIKALKDNNQIVAMTGDGVNDGPALKSAHIGIAMGKKGTEIAKQAANLILVNDDFSKMIDAIAMGRKIYNNLKKAIQYIISIHIPIIMIVFIPLALGWLYPNIFSPVHVIFLEIIMGPTCSIIYENEPMERNLMLLKPRPFTTTFFNLKEIAISIIQGIIITIGLLFVYQYCVADNCSESVTRTTVFLTLIASNIFLTLTNRSFYYSIFTTLGYKNNLVLLIIGMTILITALLLFVPLFAHFFQFESVSGTQIGMSILVGLVSVLWIEIYKWFKRRSHQ; this is encoded by the coding sequence ATGACTGAAGCTAAACAACAATTAAAAGGACTTTCAAATGATGAAGTCATTCAATCAAGAGCAAAGTACGGTTCTAATTCCATAGCACATCGGGGTAAAAATAATTTCTTCACTTCTTTAATCGAAATGGTTAAAGAGCCTATGTTTTTATTACTCCTAACTGCTACCAGTATCTATTTCATTACAGGAGATTTTGGAAATGGAATTTTCATGACCATCGCTATACTAATAGTTTCTACTATTTCTCTTTATCAGGAATCAAAAAGTAGGAATGCAATTGAGGCTTTAAAGAAATTATCACAGCCCAAAAGTAAAGTCATTCGCAATGGCGAAATAATGGAAATTCCAAGTGAGGAAATTGTCTTGGGAGATTTGATTCAAACGGAAGAAGGTACCTTTATCCCAGCCGACGGCATCATTTTACAATCCAACGATTTCTCCGTAAACGAATCTATTCTTACAGGTGAATCGCTTTCTGTTTTTAAAAACGAATCTTCCGATAACCAACATGTGTTTCTAGGAACAATTGTTACCGGTGGTTTAGCAATTTGTGAAGTAACTGCTATTGGCAACCAAACAAAACTAGGTAAAATAGGTAAAAGTCTAGAAACAATTATAGAAGACAAAACGCCTTTGCAAATGCAAATAGGCAACTTTGTAAAAAAAATGTCTTTCATAGGACTAGTCATTTTTGGTATTGTTTGGTCGATTAATTATTACAATTCAAACGATGTTTTAGACAGTCTATTGAAAGCATTAACCTTAGCAATGAGTATTATTCCAGAGGAAATTCCTGTTGCATTTACCACTTTTATGGCACTTGGTGCCTGGCGATTAATGAATATGGGGGTTATTGCAAAACAGACAAAAACGGTTGAAACCTTGGGTAGCGCTACCGTAATTTGTACTGATAAGACAGGAACCATTACCGAAAACAAAATGAGTCTGGCGCAATGGTATACATTTTCGTCGAATGAAATTTCGAATCCAAAAGAAGTTCCAAGTAGCGAAGACAAGGAATTAGTAACACTCTCTATGTGGGCCAGTGAACCTATCCCGTTTGATGCAATGGAAATTGCACTACATGAAGCGTATTCAAAATTAGAAATTACCGATGAACGTCCTAATTTCAAATTAATCCATGAATATCCATTGAGCGGAAAGCCTCCTATGATGACTCATGTTTTTGAAAACCAAAACGGAACAAGAATTATTGCTGCCAAAGGTGCTCCGGAAGCATTGATTGCAAGCTCCAATTTATCCGAAAAAGAAAAACAACAAATCCTTACGGCAATGACAACTATGGCTAAAGCTGGATTCCGCGTTTTAGGTGTTGGTGTTGCTGATTTCTCAGGAACAGATTATCCAAAAAAACAGCAGGATTTTTCATTTCATTTTAAAGGCTTAGTTGCTTTTTACGATCCTCCAAAAGAAAATATAAAAACGGTTTTTGAAACATTTTATAAAGCAGGAATTCAGGTAAAAATAGTTACAGGTGATAATGCAGAGACAACTGCCACGATTGCTAAACAAATTGGTTTTCAAAACCCAGAAAAAACATTGAATGGAGATGAATTAATGGCAATGGATGAAGCAACGCTAAAAGAAAAAGTGATGGAAACAACCATTTTCACAAGAATGTTTCCTGAAGCCAAACTCAAAATTATAAAAGCACTAAAAGATAACAACCAAATTGTAGCCATGACTGGTGACGGTGTGAATGATGGTCCTGCCCTAAAATCGGCTCACATAGGAATAGCTATGGGCAAAAAAGGTACCGAAATTGCCAAACAAGCTGCTAATCTTATTTTAGTTAACGATGATTTTTCTAAAATGATTGATGCGATTGCAATGGGCCGAAAAATATATAACAATTTAAAAAAAGCCATACAATACATCATTTCGATACACATTCCTATCATCATGATTGTCTTTATTCCTTTGGCATTAGGATGGTTATATCCTAATATTTTCTCTCCTGTGCATGTTATTTTTCTAGAAATAATTATGGGCCCAACTTGTTCTATTATTTATGAAAATGAACCCATGGAGCGTAACTTAATGCTGTTGAAACCAAGGCCTTTTACTACCACTTTTTTCAACCTGAAAGAGATTGCCATTAGTATAATTCAAGGTATAATTATCACAATAGGACTTTTATTTGTCTATCAATATTGTGTGGCTGACAATTGTTCTGAAAGTGTAACAAGAACTACTGTTTTCTTAACATTAATAGCTTCAAATATTTTCTTGACACTTACTAATCGTTCCTTTTACTATTCTATATTTACAACTTTAGGCTATAAAAACAATTTAGTACTGCTTATTATTGGTATGACCATTCTAATTACAGCATTGTTGCTTTTTGTTCCTTTATTTGCTCATTTTTTCCAGTTCGAAAGTGTTTCTGGAACACAAATAGGAATGAGTATTTTAGTGGGATTGGTTTCAGTACTTTGGATAGAAATTTACAAATGGTTCAAAAGAAGAAGCCATCAGTAA